A genomic window from Sorex araneus isolate mSorAra2 chromosome 2, mSorAra2.pri, whole genome shotgun sequence includes:
- the LOC101557460 gene encoding olfactory receptor 56 translates to MGMWLNESSLDGFILLGIFSQSQTDLVLFSVVMVVFLIAVCGNVLLICLIYADSRLHTPMYFFLSQLSCMDLMLVCDIVPKMATNFLSGQKSISFLGCGVQIGFFVSLVGSEGLLLGLMAYDRYVAISHPLHYPVLMSPKVCLQIAGSSWAFGILDGVIQMVAAMTFPYCRSRTVDHFFCEVPALLKLACADTSLFDTLLFACCVFMLLLPFSIIVASYARILGAVLRMRSAQARKKALATCSSHLTAVSLFYGAAMFIYLRPRRYRAPSHDKVVSLFYTVLTPMLNPLIYSLRNREVMGALRKGLERCKVGSQH, encoded by the coding sequence ATGGGGATGTGGTTGAATGAATCATCTCTAGACGGCTTTatcctcctgggcatcttctcCCAGAGCCAGACTGACCTTGTCCTCTTCTCAGTGGTCATGGTCGTCTTCTTAATCGCCGTCTGTGGGAACGTCCTCCTTATCTGTCTCATCTACGCCGACTCTCggctccacacccccatgtacttctttctcAGCCAGCTCTCCTGCATGGACCTCATGCTGGTCTGTGACATTGTGCCCAAGATGGCCACCAACTTCCTGTCTGGCCAGAAGTCCATCTCCTTCCTGGGTTGTGGCGTACAAATTggcttttttgtctctctggtgGGATCTGAAGGGCTCCTGCTGGGACTCATGGCTTATGACCGCTACGTAGCCATTAGCCACCCACTCCACTACCCCGTCCTCATGAGTCCCAAGGTCTGTCTCCAGATCGCCGGGAGCTCCTGGGCCTTTGGCATCCTGGATGGTGTGATCCAGATGGTGGCAGCAATGACCTTCCCCTACTGCAGATCGAGGACAGTGGACCACTTCTTCTGTGAGGTGCCGGCTCTGCTGAAGTTGGCCTGTGCTGACACGTCTCTGTTTGACACTTTGCTCTTTGCCTGCTGTGTTTTCATGCTTCTCCTGCCCTTCTCCATCATTGTGGCCTCCTACGCACGGATCCTCGGGGCAGTGCTCCGTATGCGCTCTGCCCAGGCCCGTAAGAAGGCTCTGGCCACCTGTTCCTCCCACCTCACAGCTGTCTCCCTCTTCTACGGGGCTGCCATGTTCATCTACCTGAGGCCTAGGCGCTACCGGGCCCCAAGCCATGACAAGGTGGTCTCTCTCTTCTACACAGTCCTCACCCCTATGCTCAACCCTCTCATTTATAGCCTGAGGAACCGGGAGGTGATGGGGGCCCTGAGGAAGGGGCTAGAGCGTTGCAAGGTTGGCAGCCAGCATTGA